The following proteins are encoded in a genomic region of Glycine max cultivar Williams 82 chromosome 18, Glycine_max_v4.0, whole genome shotgun sequence:
- the LOC106796907 gene encoding NADH dehydrogenase [ubiquinone] iron-sulfur protein 7, mitochondrial has product MFKDDFRKTIFEVPSHLTFHFLFACAFSLSLRNSLLSHFPFPRASSPADVSKAAKFVMLKVDDLMNWARHGSIWPMTFGLASCAIEMMHIGAAHYDLDRFVSLIVVSTLTNKMAPALRKYSLYPFSRVFTSLFFSFPP; this is encoded by the coding sequence atgtttaaGGACGATTTTCGTAAGACCATATTTGAAGTTCCTTCCCATTTAACTTTTCATTTCCTTTTCGCTTGTGCTTTCTCACTCTCTTTGCGCAACTCTCTCCTCTCACATTTCCCTTTCCCTCGTGCTTCCTCTCCTGCCGACGTGTCGAAGGCGGCAAAGTTTGTGATGTTGAAGGTTGACGATCTGATGAACTGGGCTCGTCATGGCTCCATCTGGCCCATGACCTTCGGTCTCGCATCCTGCGCCATCGAAATGATGCACATCGGTGCCGCCCACTACGATCTTGACCGCTTCGTCAGTCTGATCGTCGTCAGCACTCTCACCAACAAGATGGCTCCCGCTCTTCGCAAGTATTCCCTCTATCCCTTTTCTAGGGTTTTtacttctctatttttttcctttccaccATAG